A genome region from Triticum aestivum cultivar Chinese Spring chromosome 2B, IWGSC CS RefSeq v2.1, whole genome shotgun sequence includes the following:
- the LOC123041783 gene encoding uncharacterized protein isoform X1, which yields MELSDSELAGVKSYREYIELMEKKEEQLRKDCEIKDKRTYGEQEIEEHREGSRSFCSLLSPSPVAADSQYGLPRKSLQIFSIKVTDLKYGLIWPLQVYGSVAFRNSVEPKVNYLFRCTRDNCQTLTQKDPFLRLTGPSRAIWLLDMVFIDVQLKVKCKKESEDEVLTYKFSDFHQLFPFDPSKHVIRRPIPCKRCTLELDLAMLPSSVEATVGVRVVDGSWPDQCAGLVACNTESVKGGQVVLLDFQDGKLPTKSDGVVELVRRVVSVDYPEGKLIVSVEASRDGFSAQCTVEFEMQASGRSTDMCDLIFCKMEVTVCWSTLLLQNILD from the exons ATGGAGCTCAGCGACAGCGAGCTGGCGGGGGTGAAGAGCTACAGAGAGTACATTGAGTTGATGGAGAAGAAGGAGGAGCAACTTCGTAAAGACTGCGAGATCAAGGACAAGCGGACATATGGGGAGCAGGAAATCGAGGAACACCGTGAAGGCAGCAGGTCCTTTTGTTCCTTACTTTCGCCTTCCCCCGTCGCGGCAG ATTCTCAATATGGTCTTCCCAGGAAATCCTTGCAGATCTTCTCCATCAAAGTCACCGACCTAAAATATGGTCTTATCTGGCCACTGCAGGTTTATGGCTCTGTTGCTTTCAGGAACTCGGTAGAACCTAAAGTAAATTATCTCTTCAGATGCACCAGGGATAACTGCCAAACCCTCACTCAGAAG GATCCATTTTTGCGCTTAACAGGCCCGTCTCGTGCCATTTGGTTACTTGACATGGTTTTCATTGATGTTCAGTTAAAGGTAAAGTGCAAAAAAGAGTCTGAAGATGAAGTGCTGACTTACAAATTTTCGGATTTCCATCAACTTTTTCCTTTTGATCCTTCTAAACATGTGATACGAAGACCTATTCCCTGCAAGCGCTGCACGCTTGAGCTTGATTTGGCAATGCTGCCTTCGTCAGTTGAGGCCACTGTGGGTGTCCGAGTTGTCGATGGGTCATGGCCTGATCAgtgtgcggggctggttgcttgCAATACCGAGAGTGTAAAAGGAGGGCAAGTGGTGCTGCTTGATTTTCAAGATGGAAAACTGCCTACCAAGTCTGATGGTGTGGTTGAGCTTGTGAGGCGTGTTGTCTCTGTAGATTACCCAGAGGGGAAACTGATTGTTTCCGTGGAGGCCTCTCGGGATGGGTTTTCTGCACAATGTACAGTCGAATTTGAGATGCAAGCGTCAGGAAGAAGTACTGACATGTGTGACCTTATtttctgcaagatggaggttacagTTTGTTGGTCTACTCTTCTTCTGCAAAATATCCTTGATTAG
- the LOC123041783 gene encoding uncharacterized protein isoform X2: protein MELSDSELAGVKSYREYIELMEKKEEQLRKDCEIKDKRTYGEQEIEEHREGSRSFCSLLSPSPVAADSQYGLPRKSLQIFSIKVTDLKYGLIWPLQVYGSVAFRNSVEPKVNYLFRCTRDNCQTLTQKDPFLRLTGPSRAIWLLDMVFIDVQLKTYSLQALHA, encoded by the exons ATGGAGCTCAGCGACAGCGAGCTGGCGGGGGTGAAGAGCTACAGAGAGTACATTGAGTTGATGGAGAAGAAGGAGGAGCAACTTCGTAAAGACTGCGAGATCAAGGACAAGCGGACATATGGGGAGCAGGAAATCGAGGAACACCGTGAAGGCAGCAGGTCCTTTTGTTCCTTACTTTCGCCTTCCCCCGTCGCGGCAG ATTCTCAATATGGTCTTCCCAGGAAATCCTTGCAGATCTTCTCCATCAAAGTCACCGACCTAAAATATGGTCTTATCTGGCCACTGCAGGTTTATGGCTCTGTTGCTTTCAGGAACTCGGTAGAACCTAAAGTAAATTATCTCTTCAGATGCACCAGGGATAACTGCCAAACCCTCACTCAGAAG GATCCATTTTTGCGCTTAACAGGCCCGTCTCGTGCCATTTGGTTACTTGACATGGTTTTCATTGATGTTCAGTTAAAG ACCTATTCCCTGCAAGCGCTGCACGCTTGA